The window atgaatcactatgctttaattatgttcagtttgtagcaatgaaattgggggtcaccacaacatgaggaactgtatgaaagggtcgcggccttaggaaggttgagaaccactgctctagagctatttaaataaattaagcaTAAATAGAAGGTTGTGAAACTGCATGTATACTGTATACTATCCTTATCTGCAAACATGTAGATGTATGAAGTTTATATAtaatagaaaattttgaaaagatttATGCCAAAATATTAATAGTATTTCTAGGTGACTCcagggtgtttttattttcttattgcttaTTACTAGCTTTCAAATTTTCTTATAATGAGAatgttttgcaaaataaaataacttaaaagagTGTATGGAAGGTATTGCCCAAGACTCTCATTAACCATTGTGATTTTTCATCACATTCAGCTTAAAGTGGGGTGTTAACTATATATCTGAAATGTGAGCTGTAGTTTGTATGAAAACTACTTGGGATTGGCTTCTGAAGGGAATCAGAATTTTGGCCTCTTAAAATAATGTATGAATAGCTCAGACAAGACCATAATAGTCAAAGCTCTCAGAGCATCAATATTTATAGATACATTGAAGTTTACATAAATATGCCAGAAGTGTTCATCTGTGGTGGAAAATAGTGAATAAAGTATAgttccaatttttaaaactagGACTGCCAACAATGACTTGATGTTTATGAATTTAGGGTTTGTAATGACCTGTGGAACAACATGGACTGCTCATACATGTCCAAGTCCACAAGGCCCAGTAGCTTTGTCCTAAAGGGAATCCTTGGGCATTATCATGGGAGTTTCAGTTTTGTACTCCTTCTGTTGTGGCCAAAGCACAGAGATGTATAATTAGTTGAGTCTTCTATTCAAAGAAAattcatataaataatattttcctgAGTTTGGAAAATGAAGCCTCAAAAATGAATCAGCGTGCAAAGAATTGCTACCTACGTTATTGTCGTTCCCGTGCTACTGTATATTTTTCTACTTCAGAAAGCCTAATGTATTGAAAGAATCTCCACAATTTCTCAAAAGATATGGGTAAGGGGGAAATGATTTgtataatatttattgttttttatatacaaattttaaaatactatttcatttataataattttagatTGGGGTCATAGAATGTCAAAATTGCCAggtggaaatgagaaaaaaaagtgaattaattgtacattttattttcatgactAAAATTTAGACATGCAAAATAGCTATTAAGATTAAATTATTGCCTTTAATgtgctttattattttgttaacctAACTATAATGATTTTACATGGTAAATTTTGGTATATATGTGGAAATATATAGAAGATGTCCCTCCAATGTGCTTTCTAGCATTTGTGAATAaataagtacacacacacaaattgaatTTGAGAGTTTTCAATTATTTAGTGATTGAATTGCAGGGAAGGAAAGCCATTCCATATGAAAATCTACTTAACTAGAATTATTGACTTTCATTATTTATATTGTATTTAGAATCCAGTTTTGGCTCAGTTTAAttttgcaaaacacacacacatacatacacagaaaACCTACAACTAACTGGTGGAGAGGAAAGTgctctcaaataaaataaaaaggatttctAGAGAAGGCCACTTCTAATGTAATTGTAAATGAAAGCAACATTTACATATGTAAAGAACTTCCAGGTAGTGCTAACACAtttatgaacaacataaacttataaaataaaatttaaaattgaggTGTCTTTTTTATACACACATTTCATAGGAAAATaaacttcaaatttaaaaaaaaggaagattctTAGAActgacaacttttaaaaaaatatatatatatattattgatttttttatagagaggaagggagagagatagagagtcaaaaacattgatcagctgcctcctgcacacctcctactggggatgtgcccgcaatcaaggtaccttggccggaatcaaacctgggacccttgagtccgcaggccgaagctctatccactgagccaaaccgattagggcaggACTGACAACTTTTAATGAATGCCAGAGTTAAGACATTTACCCCCAAGCTTCTGAGCATTTCCCTGTATTTCCTCTTCAGTGTTTCTCAGATGCTACCTCTCTCAGTTTTCTTTGATTTGTCTTTCCTAGACTTATCCCTCTATGTCTCTGTTATTTGTTATTCcctgttgttttcttttcatatacACATATTCCCTTCCCACTTCTTCTGTTCCCTGTCTTTTCTCAATGCCTTCTATATTCTCTTCTtttgaaaacttttattaaaatattatagaagaaaaaataaccctATCTATGCCTACGAGAAGTAGAAAAATGCCAACTGTTCTCCACATTTCTGGGAATACTCTGTATTACTCTTTGTTAACCACTTGTGTCCCTTTCACTTCTCATTATTTTTTGGCCTTAACtctatcacataaacaaaattgcTCTCACTAAAGCCACTAAAAATCTCTTGATTTCCACATTCAGTGAATCCTGATAACTCCTTTTCCTACTGAAGCATTTATTTTGGTATTTGACATTTACATCACTTTGTTcttcttgaatatatatatatatatatatatatataaattaaatatatttcacaaCACTTAGCTTTCCAGTTGCCCTCCTGCTTCTGATTACTCTGCTCAGTGGAATCCTTTTCTGGTCTCTCCCTAGTCTTCCTTTAATGTTAGCCAGGCCTCTTGGTAGCAACAGGAAATGAGTTAATTGATGGAAATTGGCTCAGATATAGAAGTGTAACAGACCAGTTGGAAAaaagaggggcaggaagagaagaaagcaaaggaGCCATTCATTCATCAGCCAGAATCATGTCCCGACACTAGCTCAGTGAGATCCGCTTCACTTCTGCTGAATTTGGAATGCCAGCTCACACTGACAACGTTATTACGGATACAGGAAGCATTTGCTGCAGTCTTCATATTTCTGCCTGTGTAACAAATATTCTCTTTTGCCCCTGTacatttcctccctcttcccatATTCTACATGTTGTCTAGGTGGGTTTGATTGAACAAATCTGGGTCAAGTCTCCTCACGTTAGGTGTAAGGGGGATGGGAAAGTCAATTTCTAGCCATTTAGGCTTCTTGACTGGGTGGGTGACCTCTGCCAGGCACCAAGACGATGTAGTATAAAACAAGATCAGATGTTGGCTATCTAATATGCCATGTACCCACTTTATAGCCTCTTTAATATAGCTTCCTCTGGTTGTTTTCTgtgcttttcttctctttatgcGTATTCTCCAATGAATAGGTCATCCCTACATATGCCTCAGTTACCCCAATGACTCCCAAGACTATTTCTCTTAAGCTCTAGTAGACTCATACTACTACGCACATCTCACATGGATTTTAGAGGCTACTCTCTCCGCAAACTAGCCACTGCATCTGAGTTCTAGGTCTCAGTTTTGATGACCATTTTACCCATTCACCAAGTGACTCCCCTCTCCTTCACCCCTTTCAAATCTAATATATCACTGAGTCCTTTCTGAATTCTTTTGCATCTATATTTCATTCCTCCTCATCACTCCCAATACTTGATATGCATTCAAATCATTTGGggaggatttttaaaatgcagatatgAACCTTTTCTTGACCCAATCAATCAATTTTTACAATAATACCTCCaatctatattttgaaaaaaaaaaaaaaaggtcccacTAGGTTATGACTAATAGTTTTGATGTATAATCTGCTTTAGGGCTCACTGGACATGACTGCGGGTGACTGACTAGTATTCCTGattccaacccccctccccacccccacagcagcCTACACTACCatgtatttactttttataatatcTTACAATACCTACATCCATGTTTCATACACAAAATTTCCCTATTACAACCAATGGTATCCCCATAAAGATAGCACATACttagaatgtatttttttttctaaatctgctCTCATTTCCGCACATTTTGTTTGAAATAATtgcattttcttccatttgttcaatTACCCTAAACTTAATCCTACTATAGAGATAAGAAAATTAAGGAAGGAATTCATGATTTTATTTCAACtaactctccccgccccccccccccacacacatatttTTGTGTTATAAATCCTTAGTgatatattgttttcatttattccattttattccaGGCAACATAGAGTGAGGACATGGAAAAGGAAAATGCAACATTGCTGACAGAGTTTATTCTCACAGGACTTATACATCAACCAGAATGGCAAACCCCCTTGTTTCTCGTGTTCTTGGTGATATACCTCATCACCATGGTGGGAAACCTCGGTCTAATTGCTCTCATCTGCAATGACTCTCACCTTCATACTCCCATGTATTTACTCCTTGGGAGTTTGGCCTTTGTGGATGCTTGGATATCATCTACAGTCACCCCCAAGATGCTGGTTATCATCCTAACCAAGAGTAAGATGATATCTCTCTCTGAATGCATGATTCAGTTTTATTCCTTTGCATTCAGTGCAACCACAGAATGTTTTCTGCTGACAACAATGGCATATGATCGCTATGTGGCCATATGCAAACCATTACTTTATCCAGCGGTTATGACTAATAGACTATGTATCCGGCTATTAGTTTTATCATTTGCAGGTGGTGCTCTTCATGCTTGTATTCATATAGGTGTTTTATTCAGATTAGCCTTCTGTAATTCTAATGTAATACATCACTTTTACTGTGACATCATGCCCTTGTTTAAGATTTCCTGTATTGACCCTTTCATTAATGTTctgatggtttttattttctcgGGGTCAATACAGGTATTCACCATACTGACTATTCTTGTCTCTTACGCACTTGTTCTCTTtacagttgtaaaaaagaagtcTTTACAAGGCATAAGGAAAGCCTTCTCCACCTGTGGAGCCCATCTCCTGtctgtgtctttatattttgGCTCACTTCTCTTCATGTATGTGCGCCCTGGGTCTGCACAAGCAGATGGCCAAAACATGATGGACTCTCTGTTTTACACTGTCATCATCCCTTTGCTAAACCCAATTATCTATAGCCTGAGAAATAAGAAAGTCTTAGATTCACtggaaaaaatgttaaagagaaaTGTTTAAATCTCATAGtaatgtatattttcatttttattgaaatagtcAAAATGTTGTGCAGCTTAAATGTAGCTCTGTTTCAGTTAGTGTTCCAAGTCTTTTGCAGTTACAATTGCCTTATTATTGTAAAGACTTAAGGTGTGAGTACCAAATAAATACCttaatatatgtgcatattttattcaaaaccagaaaattttaaatcaagtATCTATATTATACCAAAATaattaaagggaaaaacaaataaaatattttacattcttaaatgttcttaa is drawn from Myotis daubentonii chromosome 3, mMyoDau2.1, whole genome shotgun sequence and contains these coding sequences:
- the LOC132229304 gene encoding olfactory receptor 5H2, which codes for MSNEDMEKENATLLTEFILTGLIHQPEWQTPLFLVFLVIYLITMVGNLGLIALICNDSHLHTPMYLLLGSLAFVDAWISSTVTPKMLVIILTKSKMISLSECMIQFYSFAFSATTECFLLTTMAYDRYVAICKPLLYPAVMTNRLCIRLLVLSFAGGALHACIHIGVLFRLAFCNSNVIHHFYCDIMPLFKISCIDPFINVLMVFIFSGSIQVFTILTILVSYALVLFTVVKKKSLQGIRKAFSTCGAHLLSVSLYFGSLLFMYVRPGSAQADGQNMMDSLFYTVIIPLLNPIIYSLRNKKVLDSLEKMLKRNV